In the Sediminibacter sp. Hel_I_10 genome, one interval contains:
- a CDS encoding peptide chain release factor 3, which produces MSFIKEINRRRTFGIISHPDAGKTTLTEKLLLFGGAIQEAGAVKSNKIKKGATSDFMEIERQRGISVATSVLAFEYDGTKINILDTPGHKDFAEDTFRTLTAVDSVIVVIDVAKGVEEQTEKLVEVCRMRNIPMIVFINKMDREGKDAFDLLDEIEQKLGLKVVPLSFPIGMGYDFKGIYNLWEQNINLFSGSSRKNIEETIEISDLKSEELDQLVGEKAADTLREEIELVEGIYPKFDKEAYLSGQQQPVFFGSALNNFGVRELLDCFVDIAPKPRPKQSEERLVKPEEKEFTGFVFKIHANMDPNHRDRLAFIKIVSGEFKRNTPYLHVRNDKKLKFSSPNAFFAEKKEIVDISYPGDIVGLHDTGNFKIGDTLTEGETIHYKGVPSFSPEHFRYINNADPLKSKQLNKGIDQLMDEGVAQLFTLELNGRKVIGTVGALQYEVIQYRLEHEYGAKCTYENLNVHKACWVEPKDAKSQEFKDFLQVKQRFLAKDKRNQIVFLADSPFSLQMTQQKYPNIKFHLTSEFD; this is translated from the coding sequence TGGAGGTGCCATTCAGGAAGCCGGAGCTGTTAAAAGCAATAAGATCAAGAAAGGTGCTACGAGTGATTTTATGGAGATTGAGCGTCAGCGTGGAATTAGTGTGGCAACCTCTGTCTTGGCTTTTGAGTATGACGGAACCAAAATAAACATTCTGGATACTCCAGGTCACAAAGACTTTGCTGAAGATACATTTAGAACGTTAACTGCTGTTGATAGCGTTATCGTGGTTATTGATGTTGCTAAAGGTGTTGAGGAGCAAACCGAAAAACTAGTTGAAGTGTGCCGTATGCGTAACATCCCAATGATTGTGTTTATTAATAAGATGGACCGAGAAGGTAAGGATGCTTTTGATTTACTAGATGAAATTGAGCAGAAATTAGGTTTAAAGGTTGTTCCATTGAGTTTTCCCATAGGGATGGGCTATGATTTTAAAGGTATCTATAACCTTTGGGAACAAAACATTAATCTCTTTAGCGGAAGTAGTAGAAAAAACATTGAGGAAACTATCGAGATTTCAGATTTAAAATCTGAAGAATTAGATCAACTTGTAGGAGAAAAAGCTGCAGACACATTACGCGAAGAAATAGAACTTGTAGAAGGCATCTATCCAAAATTTGATAAAGAAGCTTATCTAAGCGGCCAACAGCAACCCGTCTTTTTTGGATCTGCGTTAAACAATTTTGGAGTACGTGAATTATTGGATTGCTTTGTAGACATTGCACCTAAACCAAGACCAAAGCAAAGTGAAGAGCGCTTAGTAAAACCTGAAGAAAAGGAATTTACCGGTTTTGTTTTTAAAATACATGCTAACATGGATCCCAACCACCGAGATCGTTTAGCTTTTATTAAAATAGTTTCTGGTGAATTTAAGCGGAACACGCCTTACCTTCATGTTAGAAATGATAAAAAACTTAAATTTTCAAGTCCGAATGCCTTTTTCGCCGAGAAAAAAGAAATTGTCGATATATCTTATCCTGGTGATATTGTAGGACTTCATGATACTGGAAATTTTAAAATTGGTGATACGCTAACCGAGGGAGAAACCATTCATTACAAAGGAGTCCCAAGTTTCTCTCCCGAGCATTTTAGATATATCAATAATGCCGATCCTTTAAAATCAAAACAACTCAATAAAGGAATAGATCAATTAATGGATGAAGGTGTTGCCCAGCTATTTACTTTAGAACTTAACGGACGAAAAGTAATTGGCACTGTAGGAGCCCTGCAATATGAGGTTATTCAATACAGATTAGAACATGAATATGGCGCGAAGTGTACTTACGAGAATCTAAATGTTCATAAAGCGTGTTGGGTTGAACCAAAAGACGCAAAAAGCCAAGAATTTAAAGATTTCCTTCAAGTCAAACAGCGTTTTCTAGCTAAAGACAAACGCAATCAAATTGTGTTTTTGGCAGATTCACCTTTTTCGCTGCAAATGACCCAGCAAAAATATCCGAATATCAAATTTCACCTCACTTCAGAATTTGACTGA